The DNA sequence TCCTACGAACACCGGATGGAACTTATATATAAAGTCCTAATCAATTGAATTATGTTTACCCTCAAGAGAGCaaaaaagagacaaagaaAGACGGAGAGAAAGATACTCCTCACGACAGATTTGAGTCGACAACGCTATCCTCCCCTCTTCCAAGAAAAATCCGACCTAGTAAGTGAAATCAGCTTCACGGCCGTGCTTATTGTCGTCGTCGGTGAATGAACTAAGCGAAGATTATATCGTCGGAAACGGATTTGCGAGAGAGAAAATCGGTTCTAAATCGGGTCAAGGAGAAGATATCCACGAGTAAAAGATTCGGTCGGGTACAATCCACGACTTGCTCTTATTCATTTCAACCCACGAATTCATGGCCCAATCACATGACCCTTACTCTAGGTTAAGATATTAATGTCTTAAGTATGTGCTATGGATGATATAGGTGAGACTTAACGTTTGAAGCATAGTTTTTGGAACAACTATAGAGTAGTTAGTAACTTCGACTAAGGTCAACTATGCAAGTGACGTTATTGTTGAAGTTAGATAATTGATTGATGTAGGATGGTGCACGCAACTCCTGCATGTACCATATCAATTATGTGATGCTTATAGTATTGACATGTGAGATATGCTAGGTATGCATGTGATTTCATTATGCtatgttataaatgaaatgtcaTGTATGTCATGTCTTTCCATGTAAAGTAATGTGATGATTGTCATGTATACATGATACATATATGAAAGACGTCATGTTTGAAAGGAGAAATTATGAACGAAAATTATGGGACCTCATACTTGTATGTATGTCATATGCATCGTGATACTTCCTTGTTATGTATGCTAATACGTATGCTAATACGAACGCGTAACTTCGATATTTAtattcgccatgatatcatgccaacttttccttttctgagGGATCTAGTGGCATTGTGACAGACCAAGTCAAGCTCAGGTACATATACGCCCGCCTAGTGCGTCCATGTGCGCAATACATGAACAGTGTGTGGataagtactacacatccggTCTAAGTCAAGTTCAGGGTACGTATACAAGCCCGCctagtgggtccatgtgcACATACATGAACAGTATGTGGATAAGTACTGCACATACAGTCCAAACTAAAAAGAGTCGTGTGTGACTGCATTACTAACCGCAACAATGAGGTTATTTACTGAGAAATACTCGAGTCACGTGTTGCTACCCGGTCAAGGTAAAACTCTCATgcaattaaaaatacaaaataaaaaactgatCAGAAACGCCGCACAGAAGCGCCGGTGAAATAACAGAGGAAAAGGTGAGGGATGGAAGTGGAGCAGAGAAAACCATCAAAACTTTTAGTGGAATTCGTATACTCTAAAAGGAATATTCCCAAAACTTTTATGTTCTTCGTGTTGTGATCCATTTGAATTCAACTCAATCTTCGAATCCAGTTTTTAGCCAAATCGCATCTCGAACTCTACTCAGATCTCTCCCTTTCAACGTTCTTCCAATCCCTTCCTCAACGGAAAACGACGCCATCCTCGTCCTCGCCACAAACTCGTGCGGCGGAACCCTAAATCGATCGCTCTCCAACTCATCGCCGCAGTTCGCCTCTTCCTCGAATCTATCTCTCCGATTCTCGATGTACTCATTTCTCAGGATCTTCGACCAGTCCGGAATGTTTACCGGCAACGCCGCCGCTGTCGTTACGCTTCCGTCTCCAGCGTCCACTACCTTCGCCGATATCCGCTTGGAGATTCGCGCTTTGGAAACTCCGCCGCCGCGTGCGGAGTTGAAGAGGTCGGATTCGTCGATTTCGAAGACGAAATAGCTCTTACCAGTCGCCATCGGAGGAGAAAAGTAAGAGAAATGAACAAATCCTGTATCTGATTTCTTCTGGTTCGATCGGAGGCCTTGGATTTATGGAGTTTTGTGTTCGGAGAAATGGAGATTTGGAGAGGGGATTTATAAAGTTTTGGGGATtgacgaagacgaagaagacgaagaagacgatgaagaATCGGATAAGATCTTCCTGCAAAATTACCAAAAGACCCACTCtttctattatatttaaatttatgccCAAATGATTccaattattctttttttcaccCTGATTTAGGGATTCTCAAAAGTCTTGGTTGGTCgagttagtattccttacttataaacttataattttctactaaaataatcttcaacaatcTTCTTTTCGAACAAATTATACTAGAATCCTCCCTCGAACAAAGGaacactcactcccaataatcttcaacaatccttccctcgaataaagtaatcctcaacaatcctccgctcgaataaagtacactaCTAGAAGCTTCTCTCTCGaattaagtttagggcatgcctttgataccatgttaggaatcacgaatctccacaatggtatgatattgtccactttgagtataaccTCGGCTTTGCTTTGTGTTTCTCCAAAATGCTTCATACCaaggagttagtattcctcacttataaactcatgatcttccactaaattaaccataCAGTCACGTGCCTATTCTTCcctttaaagttgtttttcatttttcatttttttttttttctttactaatataatatgtaaattacaattttgtattttataatcataaaaaaaaaaaaaaaaaaaaaaaaaaaaaaaaaaaaaaaaaaaaaaaaaaaaaaaaaaaNaaaaaaaaaaaaaaaaaaaaaaaaaaaaaccaccaCGAAGACGCAGAAGGAGGGTATTTTGGGGAAGTGAGTTTTTGTGGACCCTACCGCCAAAGCGACATCGATGActcatctttttttcttttgccagGGTGTGTTAATGTCAGCGCGACGCGATGGAAAATGGTCCCCTCCTCTTCGATTCCCCTGTTAGTAGGAAAGGTGACACGTGTTTTAATATTGCCACGTATCGCATTATGGCACAGAGAGATCCATATTGCCACGTGAATGTGGGCCCCAATGCTACCCTGGATGTCGTGGTCTTTATTCTTACACGCGTcctccattctttttttttaattaatttaatttgtttaactaacttgtttaatttaatgtaaaaattgGGGGGACCTAGGCCAACAATGGCCACAACAAATCCAtgagtattaaaaatacataaaaatataatttaatattatattctatttaactttaaaaaaactgAGCTCGGCCCAATAAGCCTTCTCTACTAAACCGGAATGGCCCGGCCCAATGGGCCATCTCGATCACAGCTTGGGCCAATTTGCCaaccaaaaccctaaacgCTTTTCGTTCATGGTACGAACGGCAGATCAGAGTTCACTCGCATTAGTTATCCACAAATGAAAACTACAGAAGTAAAAATTAGGTAGAATTCTATAGATCAAGCACAAAGATCGAATAGCTTAAAATCTCAACATTGAGGCGAAGATCTAGCAAGCAGCTAAAGGAATCGCATCATGTTACCCGATTCATTCGTCCAATTCCAACTTATGCATCGAAAGGAAGCGAAATCACCGATTCCGAGCAGTTAGATCAATTTTTACACGAGAACAACCTAAATTCTATCAATCTAAGAGCTAGTAAATTTGGTAACAGCCTTGGTGCCCTCAGAGACGGCGTGCTTGGCCAATTCGCCAGGAAGAACAAGGCGCACTGCGGTTTGGATCTCCCGAGAGGTAATGGTTGGCTTCTTGTTGTAGCGAGCGAGTTTGGAAGATTCCTGAGCGAGCTTCTCGAAGATATCGTTGATGAAACTGTTCATAATCCCCATGGCCTTGCTGGAGATTCCAATGTCAGGATGAACTTGCTTGAGGACCTTGAAGATGTAGATCTTGTAAGTCTCCACGCTCTTCTtcgccttcttcttcttcttatcgGCACCGTCTTTGGGAAGCTTCTTCTCTGCTCTCGGCTTCTTCTCCGCCGGAGCCTTCTCGGCCTTCTTCTCCTCCGCTGGCTTCTTCTCAGCGGGCTTCTTCTCGGCCTTTGGCGCCATTGTTAGAGTAACTAAGGGATTTGGAAATTTCTTGGAGATGAAATCTGTGCGAGGGGAAGAGAAACGATAGGTTATGAGTTGTGAACGGAGGAGATGGGTATTTAAAGATGGAGACGGCGCGATGTTATTGGTTCGATTTGTTTTCACGCGGATTGGTGACGTGGGCGGTGGAGATTAGGGAATGCGAATCTGACGGctatatttgattaaatgtTTGGTTCTTTGGACCGATTTGGACTTCAGTTTCCCGTCTTTACGATTTGTTTTCGCGGGTAATTTTGAACGCTTGCTTTGGAGGCAATTTGAcggtagaaaaataaatgtaaaaaatcaataaaaatcttgaattaattattatattaatttatcctATGCTCGATGGCATCCCACGCGTCGTGTGTTCGTAAATTAACACGCGTCTTTAATGCCCACGCTACATACTTACTGAGCATCTCCACTCCTTTCCACTCTTCATCGTCATCGCATGTCCTCCAACAACATTGTACACTGATGAATCTGTTTCGGCATCCTAATTCAGATACCAAATGTTTGTTTTGGCCATCAATCGAAACACTCTTTGTGCTTATCTTTGTGAATTTGAAGTCGaggtgaaaaaaaatatcgtGAAGTCGAAGTGAAAATTTGTGGTAAAAGTCTATTGGATTAGCCATGTGTTCCAGAGAAAATGAGTGACTGAATAAGGGACACTACCTCCATTGATTAGATCATGGGTATACAAATAAGGGACACTACCTCCATTGATTCAAAGTTTtttgggaaaataaaaaacaaagtcacgagagcttatgctcaaaatgaacAACATGTTGTGAATATCACAATGTTTGAGTCAGTGGTATTAAAGTCAGAAGATAAATAATTTGGATAGTGTTAGATGGATAGATAACTGTTGTTAAAGTCTCGTGttgactaaatttttttattgacgGACCCTTTTGAACAGAGATAAAGAGCgggtgaataaaaaaaaactaattaggaattaaatatataaatatatatatatatatatatatatatatatttttattattattattattattttttaatatacataTCAATATTCATGGATTATACCTTTCATCTCACTTCCAATTCCTATCTTAATAGGAGTGGGACTTCTACTATTTTCGACGCAACCAAAAACCTTCAACGTATGGGCAATTGAAGGTTCAAGATCATTAACGTACTTGGGAACTTCTTCGCATATGAATGACTTTGCTTGGTTTTTTGGGCTAACCATAGAGTTTAGGATTGTTTAGTGTTGTTGAGGGAGATGCTTTCGAGAGGAGTAAGGATGTTTGGTTGTTGGAGCGGTTAGCAACCACGACCCGCCACAATTATATAatactgtccactttgagcataagcttttaTGTATTTGCTCTTGGTTCctccaaaaggcttcatatcGATTGTGATGGtgttctttacttataaactcacgatCTACCtattaattagccaatgtggacTACTCcactcaataatcctcaacaggAGCTAGGAGTAAAGCGGTAAGAGTTTTTCGTTAGTCGACATTGTTCTAGACAAATTAAATGATCAATGCTCAAAATGCGCTTACATAATTGTCTGTAAAAGAGTATTCTAATAATCATATAAAACTTGGTATCGTTACTTACTCGTAATTAAAACACACTAATATTTATAAGCTTTTACATTAGTTGAAATCGTAATTAAAACCTTTTTTAGCAGACGccttttaaagctttgaggggaagcccgagcttgggctgttacaaatgatatcagagccaagttacCAGgtgatgtgctagcaaggaggctgttcccctatcgacacgaggcggtgtgctaataaggacgctgggccctaaaggggggtggatttgacagaggtcccacatcgattggggaaaggaacgagtgccagcgaggacacgctaggccctgaaggggatggattgtgatatcccacattggttggggagtaaaacgaaacatcttttataagggtgtgaaaactttccTCGGGGAAGAcaccaggcagtgtgccagtaaggatgctaaTCTTTGATGGGGTCCCAATTCAATTAAGGAAGGAACGAGtaccagcgaagacgctgggccctgaaggggatggattgtgatatcctaCATTGGCTGGGGAGGTTTTCCCGAGTAGCAGACCAAAAATAAAGGCCCAAAGAACATAAAGAAACTTTATTAATTGTgaggttttatttttcagaaaaatatatattcaaataatgaattaaaaaagttcaaattttgatcTTTGAACTTAGAGaattttatctaataataattatatatatatatatatatgtatatatatatatatattttaaggggtttaataaaatctcaaatattaagatttgtttaattcatatttaGTGTATTTTAAGACCCTaaactaatataattttagccAACTCTCGTGCACAAAGATGAGTAGTTGCCACAAGTAAGAATCACAACACAGTGGTTCAATCGTAATGCACACAGATAGGTGGTTGCAAAGAGGCCATATCACGGGGAGATGGTACAACTTCCATGCACATATAggtaatgaaaaaataaaggcGATTTGTGTCTCTTCTCTAGCCACTTCACGTGCGGCGTGTCACGGTCATACTTGTcaaaggcgtgttgcccatggtcGATGCTTGTTTCATGCCAAACCTCTTGTGTTGTACCACTTTATTACTTTCCTTTACCGCTTTTATGATGTATAGTTTCTTATTGTATTTTCTAAGCATATGAAACTTTGGCAAAATCATGTGTACGTATGGTAAGCCTAAAATGCCTAAGAATGTGCTAGTCTTTATTTACTACcttataacattgctttcttcgttactttcaaactctctttccAAAATATCTCTTTGCctcccgttttctaaaaccttctacTTAAAACAGGAGTCACTATAGAGAACTGACATAGGGGAGTTTCAGATGGCGGAGGTAAAGACCACATGCATTTTCTCCTATTTCGATAAAAAAGATGATGACGTGCCCGGTTTAATTCATGATTTTTCTTACGCACATTTACTTTAAAGTCATTTTAACGCCCTGAATGACATGTTCTTATAGAAATTCTAATGGTTTTGAAATACAAATTGGGACCTACCCAAGAAAGTTTGAAAGATTTTGTGCTTAGAAAGGATTTGAATCGAGCCATCGAATACGATCGAGCAAGTAAATAGTCATCTTGTTAAGAAATGCTTGTCGGGATTACTTAGAATTGCCCCTAGGAAGTTAAGTTGGACAATAATTGGATGTTTTACTCGAAATTACCTAATAGGACCTAAAATCGAGTAAACTATGAAAATGACTCACTAAATGATATCCACGGtgtatgaaatattaaagtaGGGCCTTATACTATGAATTTATGATACACGCTGAATTTAAAGGTCATAGAAGCATGTTTAATCGCATGAACTAACGATATGGGTGAAATGACGAAAATGCCTCTACTATGCTTATTATGatgttttatgattttattgataattatgatattacGTATGAGTTATGCATTAAGAAGGTTAGacatgagaatgacatgtatgCTTGAAATAGGGCCATTATGAGTTATGTAGAGCGTTGTGTGTTATTGTTATGTCTTAGCTTTTTATGACAGACCCTTAAAGTGAGGCTCATGAACCGAAAAGCTTATACATTTGCTTTAAGGATATAGACTAGCCAAGGCACAATCATGACCCTAAGCCTAATATGAGGCCCAGATAGCTAGGTACTCTACTCCACGTGGACGTGCCTTATGCCTCAAGTCCTCCTAGACCTCCCATTTACGTAGTACATCATGATCTCATGTTTTCCTTACCTAGGTGGGATACCCTGTGCATATTTTTTGTAGGATGCACAACAATTGTGCAAGAGGTTAGATTCAGACTATGTTGCGGGAGATGCAGGGGAATGCCGAGAGCACTATGGGCCAAATCTAGATTATAAATCCTAGTTCAAATCTCAATCATAAGGTTTTTCTCAGATTCGTGTTGTTTACCGACCATTTGACTtaacaagttttttttagaggGGTATTTTAGAATGAAAACTTGTGCTATGTATTGTGTGTGGAAAAGGAGGTGGACAACCGATTGAGATTCACTCTCCAAGGCCGAGGGACCACACAAGTGCATAAGGCGAGACTAAGCAACAAACTGATGAAGGCTTTAGAACTCATAACCTAAAACCAAGAACCTCGGAACTCAAAACCTCAGAACCTAGGTCCTTAAAACAGAACCTCCATGTTTATGCCTTATGGTCAAGTTTAGAGTGTGGTACCTTAGCTTCAAGCATGAATACTAtcaagagcctacaagtaacCTATTTAATGAGTATTCTATATTCACTCTagtttttactgttttttcaGGTAATGACGAGATGTTGGTCGAGCATGGGAGTGATTTGGAGtaaattgatatgaaccatgagacatcaatcatacattatatttcaatgaagatgcaaaaaacaaaatgcggttgaatttatcaaaagatatttcaattcatgccacattgaagaagaatgaagttccattgttataaattttgggtagatTACAAGGTAgagttattatatttcat is a window from the Cucurbita pepo subsp. pepo cultivar mu-cu-16 chromosome LG07, ASM280686v2, whole genome shotgun sequence genome containing:
- the LOC111798210 gene encoding uncharacterized protein LOC111798210; translated protein: MATGKSYFVFEIDESDLFNSARGGGVSKARISKRISAKVVDAGDGSVTTAAALPVNIPDWSKILRNEYIENRRDRFEEEANCGDELESDRFRVPPHEFVARTRMASFSVEEGIGRTLKGRDLSRVRDAIWLKTGFED
- the LOC111798524 gene encoding histone H2B; translation: MAPKAEKKPAEKKPAEEKKAEKAPAEKKPRAEKKLPKDGADKKKKKAKKSVETYKIYIFKVLKQVHPDIGISSKAMGIMNSFINDIFEKLAQESSKLARYNKKPTITSREIQTAVRLVLPGELAKHAVSEGTKAVTKFTSS